A single region of the Mercenaria mercenaria strain notata chromosome 6, MADL_Memer_1, whole genome shotgun sequence genome encodes:
- the LOC123549507 gene encoding transmembrane protein 231-like has protein sequence MAVYEVFSHPELRRYRTHICSKASILLVIILFLTFIPPLFVVYRSYGFWLKTDTYREYPEIHFKNELLMVAELEGENNYVTYSTFQAYNVLQQDHVRIPLITSREEDVNGDGRPDTLLFTMEVPLADTENIIGLRLILIFDYKLFQFSTLNMEGMAYINHDSMKAGARYDVVGELRFNQKEPLAHRGTDYRFNTSIIDSTSIYAESYHFPTIFKNYVARNLTTYLNAPYTVWSTGRGADQPFVLSATISYPEELFSYIPGFWYLIKWGWVQYVSVLLLFLFVFDRIKIFIYQNQLVATMVDRPWKEDIKLN, from the exons ATGGCGGTCTACGAAGTGTTTTCGCATCCAGAGTTGCGAAGATATCGTACTCATATCTGTTCTAAAGCATCAATACTGCTAGTGATAATACTTTTCCTCACATTTATACCTCCGCTATTTGTTGTATATAGAAGTTATG GGTTTTGGCTAAAGACTGATACATACCGGGAATATCCTGAGATTCATTTCAAGAATGAGTTACTCATGGTTGCTGAGTTAGAAGGTGAAAATAACTACGTAACTTACAGCACATTCCAGGCATACAACGTACTACAGCAAGATCATGTCAGGATTCCACTTATCACA TCTCGAGAAGAAGATGTGAATGGAGATGGTCGTCCCGACACGTTACTGTTCACCATGGAAGTCCCATTGGCAGACACAGAAAACATTATAGGACTtagactcattcttatctttgaTTACAAACTCTTT CAATTTTCCACATTGAATATGGAAGGAATGGCGTACATTAACCATGACAGCATGAAGGCTGGTGCTAGATACGATGTCGTTGGGGAACTCCGATTTAACCAGAAAGAACCTCTAGCTCACAGAGGAACTGACTACAGATTTAAT ACATCGATTATTGACAGCACCAGTATATATGCTGAATCTTATCACTTTCCTACAATCTTTAAAAACTACGTGGCTCGTAATCTCACAACTTACCTCAATGCTCCATACACTGTGTGGAGTACAGGACGTGGAGCAGATCAGCCGTTTGTTCTCTCGGCAACTATATCATACCCCGAGGAACTGTTTAGTTATATACCAGGGTTCTGGTACCTTATCAAATGGGGCTGGGTACAATACGTGTCAGTATTGTTGCTGTTCCTTTTCGTATTTGACAGAATAAAGATCTTTATATACCAGAATCAGCTTGTAGCGACGATGGTCGACAGACCATGGAAGGAGGATATAAAGCTCAATTAG